ATCTGCTGCGTATCGAGATCGTACAGGTAAAGCACAATTTCTGCGGGGGACGACGGGGGCGATGCATCCTCCGACCAAACAATCCCGGCAATGATCCCATAGCTGTAGGTACGTTCGCTGTTTGGCTCGGGGCTAAACGGTTGCCGCAGGCGCACGAGGTCGCCTATATCCATCGCAATCTTGAGAAATCTGCCTTAAATGATCATTAACCTTACCTTAACCTGAACATCGAACACAATCTTGACTTTTATAGCGCGATCGCCCTTATCCAGTTAAACGTTAAGATGAGAATTATTAAGAAATGTAATGCAGGTATCACAGGGCTGGCGATCGCTAGCCGGAGTAAGGCGTATGGCTCCTCGTGTGGTGGTAGTTGGGGCGGGCATTGGCGGGCTGACGGCGGCGGCGCTGCTGGCGCGGCGGGGCTATGCGGTGCGGGTGTTTGAGCAGGCGATCGCGCCAGGGGGCTGTGCCTCTACGTTTCGGCGGCGCGGCTTTACCTTCGACGTGGGCGCGACCCAGGTGGCCGGGCTAGAACCGGGCGGCATTCACCACCGCATTTTCTCAGAATTGGGCATCGAGCCACCCGCTGCCACGCCCTGCGACCCTGCCTGCGCCGTCTATCTGCCAGGAGAAGCGGAGCCGATCCGCGTGTGGCGCGATCCGCAGCGCTGGCAGCAAGAGCGGCAGCGCCAGTTTCCGGGAAGCGAACCCTTCTGGCAATTGCTCAAGGACTTGTTTCAGGCAAGCTGGGCGTTTCAGAGCCGAGATCCGGTGCTGCCGCCGCGCAATGGGTGGGATGTTTGGCAACTGGTGCAGGCGGTGCGGCCGGGAACGCTGACCACGCTGCCGCATACGTTTTCTACGGTAGGGCAGGTGTTGCGCTGGTATGGGCTGGGGCAGGATCATCGGCTGCGGCGGTTTCTAGACTTGCAGCTGAAGCTCTATTCCCAGGTGGACGCGGAGGAAACGGCGCTGCTCTACGCGGCCACGGCGCTGGCGGTGCCGCAATCGCCCCAGGGCTTGTTTCACCTCCAGGGCAGTATGCAGGCCCTGAGCGATCGCCTGGTGGAAGCCCTGGAACGCGACGGCGGGACGCTGCACCTGCGCCACTCGGTAGACGGCATCCTCACGGAACAGGGTTGCGCCGTCGGCGTGCGTGTTTGCAACTCCAAAACGGGCGAAACCTGGACAGAACCCGCCGATCACGTCGTCGCCAACGTAACGGTGCAAAATCTGGTGAAACTGTTGGGCGAGGCCGCGCCCAGGGGTTATCGCCAGCGCGTAGACAAGCTGCCCGACGGCTCCGGCGCGTTTGTGGTGTATCTGGGGGTCAAGCAGGACGCGATTCCGGCTGACTGCCCGCCGCACCTGCAATTTCTCTACGACTTTGACGGGCCCATCGCCGAGAATAATTCCCTGTTTGTTTCCGTCAGCCATCCC
The Thermoleptolyngbya sichuanensis A183 DNA segment above includes these coding regions:
- the crtD gene encoding C-3',4' desaturase CrtD, which produces MQVSQGWRSLAGVRRMAPRVVVVGAGIGGLTAAALLARRGYAVRVFEQAIAPGGCASTFRRRGFTFDVGATQVAGLEPGGIHHRIFSELGIEPPAATPCDPACAVYLPGEAEPIRVWRDPQRWQQERQRQFPGSEPFWQLLKDLFQASWAFQSRDPVLPPRNGWDVWQLVQAVRPGTLTTLPHTFSTVGQVLRWYGLGQDHRLRRFLDLQLKLYSQVDAEETALLYAATALAVPQSPQGLFHLQGSMQALSDRLVEALERDGGTLHLRHSVDGILTEQGCAVGVRVCNSKTGETWTEPADHVVANVTVQNLVKLLGEAAPRGYRQRVDKLPDGSGAFVVYLGVKQDAIPADCPPHLQFLYDFDGPIAENNSLFVSVSHPDDGRAPDGCATVIASSFTDPRIWQGDDDRYAALKQHYTEMAIARLGQFFHLTPETIVHTEAATPRTFAYYTARDRGIVGGIGQRVSTFGPFGFANRTPIPRLWLVGDSTHPGEGTAGVSYSAWTVARQIEAAGEGRKK